The sequence GGAGCAGAAGGCCCGGAAAGATTGTATACGATCAGACCAGGACTTTCTTTTTCAAATTCTACTAAGGAAAATTCTCCCATATGAGAAGTGCCGAAGAATGTGAGCACCTTTTGGTCTTCTTTTTTGGAATCGGTTTCTTTCTTCATAGTGGAAAGAACCTTATCTTTCATATTATAAAAATAATATTCTGCACCTGTTTCAGTATAAGGTCTAACTTTTTCGGAAGAAAGGATCCTATCCCATACAATCAATAGAGCAGCGATCCCGAGAGGGATCCAAAGAATTTTGCGATATAACAAAGGAATTCTTTTCATAATTTAAAATGCAAAGTAGATGAAGTCTTGTCCCTTGCCTGCGTAGTTACCGAAGATCAAAGCTCCGATCAAAAGAAAGGCAAGTAAAAGTTTGGTCCTATTTCTTTGGAACCAAAGAGGATAATGGGATGGGGCTTCTGCAGCATGAAAAATGATCCCACCGATAATATAAGGAATCGCTAAATTGAAAGAAAGAGTATTGGCTTGTTCTGGACGGAAATGATAGAACCAACTTTCAAAAAAGAAAAAAGAATCTCCTATATTGAAAGAACGGAAGAATACTGCTGCAAGAGTAAATAAGAGATAGGTCCAGAAGATCCGAACCCCTCGGAAAAATTTTCCTGCTTCAGGTAAAATTCTTATACCTTTTCTTTCCAGGTATCTTTCCACGAACAAAAATAATCCGTGAGAAAGTCCCCAGGCTAAGAAAGTCCAGTTGGCTCCATGCCATAAACCGCCAAGAGCGAATGTGATCGTTTGGTTAATATTTGTCCTGAATTCGGAGATCCTACTTCCACCTAAAGGAATATAGATATAATCCTTGAGCCAGGTGCCCAAGGTGATATGCCATTTCCTCCAAAGTTCATGGATATTCTTACTGAAGAATGGAGCGTTAAAGTTTCTTGGAATATTAAACCCGAATAAAAAAGCACAACCCCTGGCTACGTCTGTATATCCTGAAAAGTCCGAATACACTTGCCAGGTAAATCCGATGGTTGCTAAGAGTAAGGACCCACTTCCGTATTCTTTCGGTCTTAAAAACACCGGATCGATCAAAGTTCCTAAGTTATCGGCGATTAGGATCTTTTTACAAGCTCCTAACCCGATTAAAAATAGTCCGGTATAGATCGCAGTTTTATGAATACGTAATTGTTCTAATCTTGGGAAAAAGTCTTTTGCCCTCATGATTGGCCCCGCGACCAATTGAGGAAAGAATAGTAAGAACAAAGTGAAATGAAAGAAGTTCGGAAGTTCTTCTACTTTTCCGCGATATACATCTATTACGAATGCCATTACCTGAAATGTGTAAAAGCTGATCGCTAAAGGAAGAATGATCCTGAACGAAAATGTGCTCGTATCGAATAGAGACAAATTTGTTACATAGAAAAGATTGTCAGAAACGAAATAGAAATATTTGAATATCCCTAAATTGATCAGATCTATCAGAACAATAATTGTAAGAAGCTTTTTACTTTTTGTCTTAGCGATCGGCTTTAGAAAAAGATAATTTACGAATACGATCCCCATAAGATGCAAAAGAAAGGGAGGATTCCAGGAAGCGTAAAATACCAAAGAGGCTATGAGAAGGATCCATTCTCTGTACTTACGACTTTCCCAAGACCAGTACAGAACATAAACGATCAGGAAGAATACGAAGAATAAAGTGGAGGTAAAGATCATCTTTATTTTTTCCGGACAAGCCCTAGGATAGAAGGTAGGTCAGCGGAGAATATTGCAGAAAATTTTTCCATCCCTGTCTTATTCAAATGGATTAGATCGTAATAATAATCCCCATTATTCTCGCCATCTAAACTAGCCTGGTAATCGAGTAGAGGAGTTGTCGGATCAATTTTTCCGATCTCTTCTTCCCAGATTCGGTTTCTGTCCGGGCTTCTCCAATTTTTAATGATCTCACTATAAGGCGCGATCACTCCGATGATCTTGATCTTTTGTCCGTTTTCCAAACCGACTTGGCGAATATCATTATGCAAAATTTTTAATCTATGGAAGTAATTGTTCACCTGTTTGGTTCTTTCTACTTTCACGGGAGTTTTTTCTCCTAAGCCACAGGTGTCCCAGATCGCTTTCTTATGAAATTGGTCCGAACCTGCAGGAGCAGGTGTCCCATTTCCGGGATTTGTGATCTTTAGACAGGATTTAATATCCTTCACTTCAGGGAACATGCTGATACTCGGAAGATTTGTATTCTCATGAGGCCAAGGAGTGAGTTTAGGCTCTTTTTTTCTTCTGCCGATATCTTTCAAACGTTTGGAAGGATCTAAAATAAAGTCTCTGATATCTCTTCTGTATGCAATACTCTTGAACGCCAAAAATCCAAGATCATCATAACGCACATTATAATTGAATTCGTAAATTAAAGGAAATGCCAGCCTTCTATCCAGCTCTCCGAGCATCGCAAGTGTATGGATTTGCAGATCTTCTTGGTCGACCCAAGGAGTAGAGATCTCGAGTATGTGCAGGACAGTATGTACTTTAGGGAATTTAGGAAGAAGGTTACGTACAAGTGCGTCTTGTACTACAAGCTCGGTCCCTTCCATCGCGATGGATTGGATCTTTTCCCCATAAGGTTCCAAGGTTTCGTTTAAAGTTTTGAGAGAAAGTCCCTGGTGAGCAACCGAAGTCCCAAGAAGAAGTATCGTAGGTTCGAATTCCGCTTTCTTCTCTAAAACGTAATCCGTGTTTCGGATAACGTTCGCTGCGAAGGACCCTTTTTTAAGATAAGGTCTATAAACCCCTGTTTGTAGGCATAGATCGAATAGAGCCAATACTAAAATCGGTATCCAAAAACTTCTCTGACGGATCAAACTGATATACGGATTCACTTTCACCTCAGAAATCGAAATACAGGAAGTTTTGGCCTCCTGCTCCGAAGAACAGAATGATAAATAGATTCGCTGTAACGAATACCCCGAACTTTTTCTTATTTTCTACGATCGTTTCTATCGTGTTTCGGGAGAAATAATAGGAAAGAATGAAACAGATCACGAGCAATATTCCGTAATCGTAATTTACGAATGTTTTAACAGAGTAGATCCCACCGGGTACTGCAAATACCAGGGATTTCATCATTGCCCAGGCAGCTTTCATCGTTTTTGCACGGAACATGATAAACCCGAAGGACAGACAGAACATTGTGAAGATTCTTGCGCCGATATCGTAGCTTAAACCTCCTCTTTCGTTCAGCCAGATAGCAAGTTTGGTTTTGGAATATTCTCTATGAATTCCGAGCATGATCCCTTGCCAGAGTCCCCATCCGACGAAGTGGTAAGCCGCTCCGTGCCAGATACCGGCGAATAACCAAGTGATAAAAAGGTTTCTATATCCTTTTAAAACTCCTACTCTAGAACCGCCGAGAGGGATATAGATATAATCCCTGATCCAAGTGGAAAAGGAGATATGCCAACGAGACCAATGGTCTGCGATATTTCTTGCCACCATCGGAAAGTTAAAGTTCGGGTCGAATTTGTAGCCGAAAAGTCTCGCTGTTCCGATCGCAATATCTGTATAACCCGCAAAGTCGAAATATATCTGCCAGCCGAAAGCCATTGCTCCGACCCATATCTCCGCGGGGTTTAGAATTTTATAATTAGTGAATGTAAAGTCTACTACCTTTGCCAGGTTATCCGCGAATACGATCTTTCTAGTGAATCCCATCAGGATCTGAGCAAAGGCGATCTGCACATCCTCTGCGGTGACCTTAGGAGTATCGTCCAAATCCCTAAAGAAAGTGTGAGCACGAACGATAGGTCCCGCCACCAATTGAGGGAAGAAGGAAACGTACAACGCAAAATCCAAGAAGGACTTACGAGCTTCCAGGTTCCTGCGAAATACATCTATTGTATAACTCATGGACTGGAATGTATAAAAGGAAATACCGACAGGCAGAATGATCTTCAGATGTTCTATCTTAAGCGGTTCGCCGGAGGAGATCTGATTGAATATGTCCGCAAAAACTTCTAGAAGGAAGTTTGTGTATTTGAAATATGCTAAGATCCCAAGATTTGTGATGAGAGATGCGATCAAACAGAGTCTTCTGAATTTTTCAGAGACTCCTTCTTTACTCATCAGTCTTCCTGCAACGTAGTCCACGATCATGGAGACGATCAAGATGATGATGTATAAGTTAATATTAAGATTACAGAAGGATAGATCGATCCAGTTCTCGTACCAGGTAGAGGTCCTGATATCGTCACAAACTATGGAAGCAGGGTGCCAAGCGTTATAGAAGTAGAGACTGGCAAGAAGTAGGAAAACCCTTTGGTATGTACCTTTTAGGATCTTTGCTAGGATCAAAACGATCGGCAAAAATACGAGAAAATGGGCTGAATTGAACAGCATTCGTTCGTTTGTCCTCGACTCCTGTGCAGTTTTTTGGACTGAGGGAAACTCACAAGCACTTATTTACTCGTTTCGATACACCGGTTCCGGAGTGATATACTCATACTTATCTTCAATCCCTTCTATAAAACTTTTATTGGATCTTTCGGATCTAGGAAGAGTAGAATAAGTGAAATTCACTAGAAAAAGTAAGCTCACGTAAGAGAAAAAAATAATATGAGAGATTGATCGTATTCCAAATCTGAAGTTCTCGAATTCCAAAGAACGGAATACCAAAGCGGCAAAGATCAGAAGGCCTATTACGGAAGAGACCCAGAACTCGAAAAAATAACCTTCCCACCAAGTATAAAAAACGAAAGAAGGGATCAGCCAAAAGAATAAAAGAATGAGTTCTGTTTTGAAGGACTTCCAAAGACGTATCCAATTTACGAACGCTAAAAATAAGATCCCAATCCAAAACCCGAGATTTAAATTATAGGGAAAACTTTTGAGAGATGTAAGATCGTTTGCATTGACCCTAAGACCGTTCCTAACTCCTTCGAAATTCAGGAAAGCGTCTCCAATTCCTCTATAAAAATTTATGATATAATTTTTGGGTCCGGGTGCGGCTCCCCATCTTTCTTGAGAAGCATATAAGAATAGCCAGTTTGCAAAATTCTTTTCACTTTCGGTAGGAGCGGTTAAATTCCTTTCTAAAAGTATAAATCCGACATACAGATAAGAAAGTGTCAGGATCAGTACTACGGAGAATAAATATACAAAGATCAGTTTTAGTTTATAAGAATATTCGAAACTTCTTCCTCTCCATTTATCAGCAAGAAGAACCGAAACCGGTACGAATGTCAGAAAAATTGTATCCGATTGGTGGTAATAAACATTCCAAACCTGCAAAAAACCTGCAATATACAATTTTCCTGGAGACCAACCGTTCTTAGAATTCCAAACGCAGAGTAAAAATAAGGCCGCCGTAAAACAGGAATGGATCAGAGGAGTATCGTTATGTTGAGCGTAAAACCAAAAACCTTGGGAATAATGAACTGCAAGTCCTAAAAGAACAGCGCCAACCATGTCCTTATACAATCTCCAGTAAGATAGCATAAGTATAAAAATGAAGAAGGAGGCGACTGCTAAAACTCTTAGCCTGAGTCCGAACATTGCCGAGTCCGTTCCGTGAAGCCAATACCAAAATTTTAAGTAAAATAATCCTGTACTTTCAAATCCGATATGATGAGGATTGAAGAAGACCTTCCAGTATTTGTTGGTAACTATATTATGAGTGTATACGATGGAGTCCCAATCGTAATGTCTGGATAAAAATCTTAGATCGAATAAGAATAAGATCCCGGTAAAACAAACCAGGAATAGAAAGCCTGCCCAGATAGAAGGAGAGCGAAATATATTCTCTGCTTTTTTAAGGAACTCTAGACTTTCCAGGGAACGTTTGAACATTAAACGGATCTGAAAACGGAAGATAAAAATTCCCGATTACTTTTGGAGAAGAAATAAGGAGATTCTGCCAATACTGAATTTTCAGTCTCGGAAAGATGGATCCTAAAAGATAATTTTTCCAAACCTAAGAGAGAACGGAACCAACCTGATTTATGATGGATCTGTAAACCTGTTTGGTCCGGATTCCAGCGAATGGTCTCTTTTCCTAAAAGTCCCCACTTGGTAACTGCGAGCCTATTTTCTTCCGTAACAAAAACTTGAAATAGGTTTTTCCTCAAGAATCGGACTAAATCTAAGAAGAATGCGAATGCGATATAAGAGATCACAAAAAGTGCGGTATAGTCGTATAATCTTTTATCCGTTAAAAGAGAAAGTTTTAATACCTTGGTGATCTGGAGTAACTCCACAAATTTAAAGATCCAGGTTGAAACTAAGGTCCTAACGGGGAATAAATAGAATAAAAATACTCCGTAAACTAAGATCCCAAAAAAAGGAGGTATATAATTGATCCTTAATGTACTTTTTTTGACCTTAGAAGATCTGAGCTCTGGTTCGGAGCTCTCCCAATTCCACCATACGGATTTGGATTTGCTGGATTTGTTCATACTTTGAGGGCCTAGGGGTTTTTCTTTCTTGATTTCCAAAGTTCTACGAGTGAATTTTCGACTAGTTTTGCGGTGGAATCCCAAGACCAATCGTTTCTACTCGGCTTTCTGTCATAGATCCCTTTTTTACCGGCTAAGGAAAGTGCGTTTTTCCAAGCCTCCAAATTCTTAGGAGAAACGAAAGAATCGGTAAGCTCATCTAAAACCTCGTGAAACACTGGAATATCCGAAACGATACAAGGTTTGTTTTCCCGGATTGCCTCAAGTAAAGGAAGGCCAAAACCTTCATGCAAAGACGGGAAGATAAAGTAAGAGCAATTTTTATAAAGCCAACCGAGCTTAGAATCGTCAGGGTTTTCTATAAAATAGATCCCGTCCTTCTCCAAACCGCCTTCTTTTAAAAGAGAGGTAAGTCCCTCAGACTTCCAGCCTAGTCTCCCTGCAAGAACCAAAGGATAAGGGAAGTTCGGTTCTTCTTTTTTTAGGGAAAGGTAAGCCTCTACAAGAGTGCTTAAATTCTTTCTAGGTTCCAACGTTCCCACAGAAAAAAGGAAATTTTTAGGCAGAGTTTTTTCGGGAGCGGATAATGATCCGAACCCTTGGACTCCCGGATAAACAACTTCTAGTTTAGGTTCTAATTCGGGTAAAAAGTTTAGAATATCATTTTTCGTATTTTGAGAAAGACAGAGAACCTTATCCGCTTTTTTTAAAGTGATCGGAGATAAGATCTTATGTTGCCAATAATTCGCAGTGGTCATTGTCTCCGGGGCGGATTTGAAATTTAGATCATGATAGTTTACCAATGTAGGAACTTTTAGGCCGAATGCAGGAAGTAATTGTAAGGTTCCCCAAAACAGATCTATTCTATGCTTTTTCACTAAGGAGGGTATGGTAAAGTTCAACCATAAGACTCCCGGGAGTTTACTTGGAATAAAAGTAGGAGTAAGTCCTATCAGGTGATTAAAAATAGGATGGATCGGCTTATTTGAATAAAGATAATATTCTAAAGGAGAATCGGGACGCAAAAGCCTTTGCAGAACTTCTGCAAGATATCTGGAATTTCCTGTGATCCCGTAAGACAAGGGCCTCGCATCCACTGCGACTCTTGGTTTGTATTTTAAATTTTCCTTTTTTAGCATCGTATTATGAAAAGATTAATCGATAGGATCCGAATAGAAAATACATGCGTACTGTATTAAAGAAGTGTATAATAAAAAGGAAAACATGAGTATAGCTTCTTCTGCAACATTTCCTATAAAACTTCTGTTTAAGAGTAGAACCATTATGGAAATTGAGATAAAGATCGTAGCGGATCTGTATTCTACAAGTTTTGCTTTCCATTTTTCCCAGATCAGAAACTGCTCTCCTTGTTCTGGCCAAAGTTTGGAGAGAGCAAAAGCAGTAGGAAATAATAAGAATACGAATGCATGGATCCAAGAAATCCCGCTAAAAATTATGGAAAAGAAGAATAGTCCGGATAGAACAAAACCTTCCGAGGCGCCTTTATATACTTTATATAAATAAGGACCTGCGATCCCCAAACTTAAAAGTCCGGAGATGACCTTTACCTGATTTATTGTTAAAGCAGCAAACGGCATCCCGAATCTTCCCTGGTTTAGTAGATCCGAATATGATAGAAAGTATTTTGATAGAGTAGAATTCAAACTTTGGTTATTCTTCCAAGCTCTTAAGGCAGGTGATTTGAGATATTTATCTAAAACCAAATCATACCAGGTCTGGTTCATTTTCCAAGTGAACTCGGGATTATACAATGCAGGTAGCGCGATCCAACCCAAAGCAAAGATGACGGTATAGACGATTACCATCGGTCTTTTTTTGTATAAGAAATAAAATAAGAACGCAGCAGGAGTGATCTTGATCACAATTGCAAGAGATAAAACTAGTCCGGACAGCCAATCCTTTTGTACGGAAACGGAAACCAAGATCAGTAATAGTAACAAGAATCCAACTTGGTTATTGTTTTGGTGATTCTCTACAAATCGTAAGGATAAAAGTAAAACCGCAGATAAGAATAAAAAGGACTTCTCTCTTCCTAAAAGTTTTCCTATCAAGAGAAGACTTAAGATCAAAGCTATAAAATTGATCGTAAAAAAGATCTTGGAGGCAACTTCGAATGGAAGGCCTGAAATCGGGATGAGCAAGAACGCAAAAGTTGGCGGATAAATATAAGAGCCGACATTTTCCACTTTTGCTTTGATCCTAAAAAATACTTCCGGATCGAATATCTGGTTTATATTTAATTTGCCGCTTTCGAATTCTTGGACCACTTCGGACAACGCGTCCAGGCTATAAAGGTCCTTGCCTTGTTTGAAATTGCGGGAGGCTTCGTAATAGTCCGAAAAATCCGAGGATTGGTCCGTGCGGCTGAACCCGTTTGCATAAAGAAAAGCTAAGAATAGAAAGAATGCTAAAACAGGGCCGGACTTTTTCAGGTCGATCCGCATTCAGGTACTCTTTTCTGTCCGCCCCAAAAAGCCAAGAAATTAAAAATCGGTTCCCGAATTCTTCGGATCGAATTCATTGGAAGAATGGAATTCCAAGATCTGTCCGATTTTGATTTCGAACTTCCCGAAGACCAGATCGCAAAATTTCCTGCGGCTAAAAGAGATAAGAGTAGGCTACTCGTCTTGGGAAGGACCCAGGATTTCTTAAAAGAAGAAACCGAATTTTCAAAGATAATAGGCTATCTCCGAGAAGGAGATGTGCTTGTCGCAAATGCGACTCGTGTTTCCAAACGAAGAGTATTCCTTATCACTAAAACAGGAAGAAGACATGAGGCAATGTTCCTTTCGGAAACAGAACCAGGGGTATGGAAAACGCTTACTCGGAATTCTAAAAAATTGAAGTTAGGAGATATAGTCTCTGACGAGATAAGCGGAAAATTCCAGTTTTCAGTTGGAGGAAAGGAAGAAGAATTTACCATCTTTAGATCCGAAACCCCGCTTGATGAAAACTCATTTGAGCTCATAGGCCGCACTCCCATTCCTCCTTACTTTAAAAGAGAAAGTACTTCAGAAGATGATGTTCGTTATCAAACTGTGTATTCTAAAAATCTGGGTTCAGTAGCCGCTCCTACAGCCGGTTTACATTTTACTCCGGAACTCTTAGAAGAACTCAAAAACCGAAAGATAGAATTTCTAAAACTAGAATTGAAAGTAGGTTACGGCACATTCCAATCCTTGAACGAAGATCATTTCGCGAACAAAAAACTCCATGAAGAAGAATTCGATCTTCCTTCCGAAACCAAAAACGTTTTGGATTTTGCCAAGAAGAACGGCAAAAGGATTATTTCTGTAGGCACTACTACACTTAGGGCCTTGGAATCCGCTTACGATCCAAACACTAAAACCTTCAGAGCGGGAGAAGGAAAAACGAGGCTATTCCTGCAGCCGGAAGATTCTATCCTAAGTTGCGAAGGTTTGATCACGAATTTTCACCTTCCCCAGAGTAGCTTGCTCCTGCTAGTAAGTGCATTTGCGGAAAAAGAAAAAATACTGAAGGCCTACAAATTCGCCATAGAACAAAAGTTTCGTTTCTTTTCCTACGGAGATTCCATGCTGATTTTGGATCCTGAAAAAGTCTGAGCCCAACTTATTTAATTGAGGAATTCTCCGCCAAACCGGAAAATGGGAAAGGTGTTACGCAAGGTTCTTCCTTCTCAAACTGAAATTAGATTTA comes from Leptospira johnsonii and encodes:
- a CDS encoding glycosyltransferase family 4 protein, coding for MLKKENLKYKPRVAVDARPLSYGITGNSRYLAEVLQRLLRPDSPLEYYLYSNKPIHPIFNHLIGLTPTFIPSKLPGVLWLNFTIPSLVKKHRIDLFWGTLQLLPAFGLKVPTLVNYHDLNFKSAPETMTTANYWQHKILSPITLKKADKVLCLSQNTKNDILNFLPELEPKLEVVYPGVQGFGSLSAPEKTLPKNFLFSVGTLEPRKNLSTLVEAYLSLKKEEPNFPYPLVLAGRLGWKSEGLTSLLKEGGLEKDGIYFIENPDDSKLGWLYKNCSYFIFPSLHEGFGLPLLEAIRENKPCIVSDIPVFHEVLDELTDSFVSPKNLEAWKNALSLAGKKGIYDRKPSRNDWSWDSTAKLVENSLVELWKSRKKNP
- a CDS encoding LIC20162 family protein, with product MNKSSKSKSVWWNWESSEPELRSSKVKKSTLRINYIPPFFGILVYGVFLFYLFPVRTLVSTWIFKFVELLQITKVLKLSLLTDKRLYDYTALFVISYIAFAFFLDLVRFLRKNLFQVFVTEENRLAVTKWGLLGKETIRWNPDQTGLQIHHKSGWFRSLLGLEKLSFRIHLSETENSVLAESPYFFSKSNREFLSSVFRSV
- a CDS encoding MBOAT family O-acyltransferase → MIFTSTLFFVFFLIVYVLYWSWESRKYREWILLIASLVFYASWNPPFLLHLMGIVFVNYLFLKPIAKTKSKKLLTIIVLIDLINLGIFKYFYFVSDNLFYVTNLSLFDTSTFSFRIILPLAISFYTFQVMAFVIDVYRGKVEELPNFFHFTLFLLFFPQLVAGPIMRAKDFFPRLEQLRIHKTAIYTGLFLIGLGACKKILIADNLGTLIDPVFLRPKEYGSGSLLLATIGFTWQVYSDFSGYTDVARGCAFLFGFNIPRNFNAPFFSKNIHELWRKWHITLGTWLKDYIYIPLGGSRISEFRTNINQTITFALGGLWHGANWTFLAWGLSHGLFLFVERYLERKGIRILPEAGKFFRGVRIFWTYLLFTLAAVFFRSFNIGDSFFFFESWFYHFRPEQANTLSFNLAIPYIIGGIIFHAAEAPSHYPLWFQRNRTKLLLAFLLIGALIFGNYAGKGQDFIYFAF
- a CDS encoding MBOAT family O-acyltransferase; its protein translation is MLFNSAHFLVFLPIVLILAKILKGTYQRVFLLLASLYFYNAWHPASIVCDDIRTSTWYENWIDLSFCNLNINLYIIILIVSMIVDYVAGRLMSKEGVSEKFRRLCLIASLITNLGILAYFKYTNFLLEVFADIFNQISSGEPLKIEHLKIILPVGISFYTFQSMSYTIDVFRRNLEARKSFLDFALYVSFFPQLVAGPIVRAHTFFRDLDDTPKVTAEDVQIAFAQILMGFTRKIVFADNLAKVVDFTFTNYKILNPAEIWVGAMAFGWQIYFDFAGYTDIAIGTARLFGYKFDPNFNFPMVARNIADHWSRWHISFSTWIRDYIYIPLGGSRVGVLKGYRNLFITWLFAGIWHGAAYHFVGWGLWQGIMLGIHREYSKTKLAIWLNERGGLSYDIGARIFTMFCLSFGFIMFRAKTMKAAWAMMKSLVFAVPGGIYSVKTFVNYDYGILLVICFILSYYFSRNTIETIVENKKKFGVFVTANLFIILFFGAGGQNFLYFDF
- a CDS encoding glycosyltransferase family 87 protein, encoding MRIDLKKSGPVLAFFLFLAFLYANGFSRTDQSSDFSDYYEASRNFKQGKDLYSLDALSEVVQEFESGKLNINQIFDPEVFFRIKAKVENVGSYIYPPTFAFLLIPISGLPFEVASKIFFTINFIALILSLLLIGKLLGREKSFLFLSAVLLLSLRFVENHQNNNQVGFLLLLLILVSVSVQKDWLSGLVLSLAIVIKITPAAFLFYFLYKKRPMVIVYTVIFALGWIALPALYNPEFTWKMNQTWYDLVLDKYLKSPALRAWKNNQSLNSTLSKYFLSYSDLLNQGRFGMPFAALTINQVKVISGLLSLGIAGPYLYKVYKGASEGFVLSGLFFFSIIFSGISWIHAFVFLLFPTAFALSKLWPEQGEQFLIWEKWKAKLVEYRSATIFISISIMVLLLNRSFIGNVAEEAILMFSFLLYTSLIQYACIFYSDPID
- the queA gene encoding tRNA preQ1(34) S-adenosylmethionine ribosyltransferase-isomerase QueA codes for the protein MEFQDLSDFDFELPEDQIAKFPAAKRDKSRLLVLGRTQDFLKEETEFSKIIGYLREGDVLVANATRVSKRRVFLITKTGRRHEAMFLSETEPGVWKTLTRNSKKLKLGDIVSDEISGKFQFSVGGKEEEFTIFRSETPLDENSFELIGRTPIPPYFKRESTSEDDVRYQTVYSKNLGSVAAPTAGLHFTPELLEELKNRKIEFLKLELKVGYGTFQSLNEDHFANKKLHEEEFDLPSETKNVLDFAKKNGKRIISVGTTTLRALESAYDPNTKTFRAGEGKTRLFLQPEDSILSCEGLITNFHLPQSSLLLLVSAFAEKEKILKAYKFAIEQKFRFFSYGDSMLILDPEKV